One Methylosinus sp. C49 DNA segment encodes these proteins:
- the cydX gene encoding cytochrome bd-I oxidase subunit CydX, with translation MWYFSWILGLGLACAFGVINAMWLELEEYSEEK, from the coding sequence ATGTGGTATTTTTCCTGGATTCTCGGCCTCGGCCTCGCCTGCGCCTTTGGCGTCATCAACGCCATGTGGCTGGAGCTCGAGGAATATAGTGAGGAAAAGTGA
- a CDS encoding cytochrome ubiquinol oxidase subunit I, with product MFELDVVTLSRLQFALTALYHFLFVPLTLGLSILLAIMESVFVMTGRTIWRDAVKFWGTLFGINFAMGVATGITMEFQFGTNWSYYSHYVGDIFGAPLAIEGLMAFFLEASFVGLFFFGWNRLSKVAHLAVTWLVALGANFSALWILIANSWMLNPVGAAFNPQTLRMELTSFAEVFFNPVAQSKFVHTVSAGYVTGAMFVLSISAYYLLYDRQHREIARRSANVAASFGLASALSVVVLGDESGYTASFNQKMKIAAIEAMWETEPPPASFTLFGIPDVKEQTTHLKVEVPYLLGLIATRSLDTPVEGIKSLVEKSETRIRAGMPAYEWLAARPDGPGAAIPAELEPAFKDLGHSLLLKRFRPDIENATNEQVHEAALTTIPNVPVLFWAFRIMVALGFYFIFLFAAAFLVASRRRLRDNPWLLKLAFYSLPLPWIAAELGWIVAEYGRQPWIIDSVLPTFLGASNVPAYNVLLSLGGFVLFYSALAIVEVWLMLKYIRLGPTIEPFPREAPERPFLVA from the coding sequence ATGTTCGAACTCGACGTGGTGACGCTTTCAAGACTGCAATTCGCTCTGACGGCCCTCTACCACTTCCTCTTCGTGCCGCTGACGCTCGGCCTTTCGATTCTCCTCGCCATAATGGAGAGCGTCTTCGTGATGACCGGCCGCACCATATGGCGCGACGCGGTCAAATTCTGGGGCACGCTGTTCGGAATCAATTTCGCGATGGGCGTCGCCACCGGCATCACCATGGAGTTCCAGTTCGGAACCAACTGGTCCTACTACTCGCATTACGTGGGCGATATTTTCGGCGCGCCGCTGGCGATCGAAGGACTGATGGCCTTTTTCCTCGAGGCGTCCTTCGTCGGCCTCTTCTTTTTCGGCTGGAACCGGCTGAGCAAGGTGGCGCATCTCGCCGTCACTTGGCTCGTCGCCCTCGGCGCGAATTTTTCGGCGCTGTGGATTCTCATCGCCAATAGCTGGATGCTCAATCCGGTGGGGGCGGCGTTCAATCCCCAAACCTTGCGCATGGAGCTCACCTCCTTCGCGGAAGTGTTCTTCAACCCCGTCGCGCAATCGAAATTCGTGCACACGGTCAGCGCCGGCTATGTGACCGGCGCGATGTTCGTGCTCTCCATCTCGGCCTATTATCTGCTCTATGACCGCCAGCATCGCGAGATCGCGCGGCGCTCCGCCAATGTGGCGGCGAGCTTCGGCCTCGCCTCGGCGCTCTCCGTCGTCGTGCTCGGCGACGAGAGCGGTTATACGGCGAGCTTCAACCAGAAAATGAAGATCGCGGCCATCGAGGCCATGTGGGAGACGGAGCCGCCGCCGGCCTCCTTCACCCTCTTCGGCATTCCCGACGTCAAGGAGCAGACGACGCATTTGAAGGTCGAGGTGCCCTATCTCCTCGGCCTCATCGCGACGCGCTCGCTGGACACGCCGGTGGAAGGCATAAAATCTCTGGTCGAGAAATCGGAGACGCGCATTCGCGCCGGAATGCCCGCCTATGAATGGCTCGCCGCGCGTCCCGACGGACCCGGCGCCGCCATCCCCGCCGAGCTCGAGCCGGCCTTCAAGGACCTCGGCCATTCGCTGCTTTTGAAACGGTTCCGGCCCGATATCGAGAACGCCACCAATGAGCAGGTGCATGAGGCGGCGCTCACCACCATCCCCAATGTGCCGGTGCTGTTCTGGGCCTTCCGCATCATGGTGGCGCTGGGCTTTTATTTCATCTTCCTGTTCGCGGCGGCCTTCCTCGTCGCCAGCCGGCGGCGCTTGCGCGACAATCCCTGGCTCTTGAAGCTCGCCTTCTACAGCCTGCCTCTGCCCTGGATCGCCGCCGAGCTCGGCTGGATCGTCGCCGAATATGGCCGCCAGCCCTGGATCATCGACAGCGTGCTGCCGACCTTCCTCGGCGCGTCCAATGTGCCGGCCTATAATGTTCTGCTGAGCCTCGGCGGATTCGTGCTGTTCTACAGCGCGCTGGCCATCGTCGAAGTGTGGCTGATGCTGAAATACATCCGCCTCGGCCCGACCATCGAGCCCTTCCCGCGTGAGGCGCCGGAGCGGCCCTTCCTGGTCGCGTGA
- the rpsM gene encoding 30S ribosomal protein S13 has protein sequence MARIAGVNIPTNKRVVIALQYIHGIGPKKAQEIIEKVNIPAERRVAQLTDAEVLQIRETIDRDYLVEGDLRREVAINIKRLMDLGCYRGLRHRRQLPVRGQRTHTNARTRKGKAKPIAGKKK, from the coding sequence ATGGCCCGTATAGCCGGCGTCAACATTCCGACCAACAAGCGCGTCGTCATCGCTCTGCAGTATATCCATGGAATCGGGCCGAAAAAGGCGCAGGAGATCATCGAGAAGGTGAACATCCCCGCCGAGCGTCGCGTCGCCCAGCTGACCGACGCCGAAGTGCTGCAGATCCGCGAGACGATCGACCGCGACTATCTGGTCGAAGGCGACCTTCGCCGCGAGGTGGCGATCAACATCAAGCGCCTGATGGACCTCGGCTGCTATCGCGGCCTGCGCCATCGTCGCCAGCTGCCGGTGCGCGGCCAGCGCACCCACACCAACGCCCGCACCCGCAAGGGCAAGGCGAAGCCGATCGCCGGCAAGAAGAAGTAA
- the rpsK gene encoding 30S ribosomal protein S11: MAKETTRVRRRERKNIVSGVAHVNSTFNNTMITITDAQGNTVSWSSAGTMGFKGSRKSTPYAAQMAAEDAARKAGEHGVRTLEVEVSGPGSGRESALRALQAAGFTVTSIRDVTPIPHNGCRPRKRRRV, translated from the coding sequence ATGGCAAAAGAGACCACCCGCGTTCGCCGCAGGGAGCGCAAGAACATCGTTTCCGGCGTCGCGCATGTGAATTCGACGTTCAACAACACGATGATCACCATCACCGACGCGCAGGGCAACACCGTGTCCTGGTCGTCCGCCGGCACGATGGGCTTCAAGGGCTCCCGCAAATCGACGCCCTACGCCGCGCAGATGGCCGCCGAGGACGCGGCCCGCAAGGCTGGCGAGCATGGCGTTCGCACCCTCGAGGTCGAGGTTTCCGGGCCGGGCTCCGGTCGTGAATCGGCGCTGCGCGCGCTGCAGGCCGCGGGCTTCACCGTGACCTCCATCCGCGACGTGACGCCCATTCCGCACAATGGCTGCCGCCCGCGCAAGCGCCGCCGCGTCTGA
- a CDS encoding alpha/beta hydrolase: MDAIEMSRWLWADRRARAARSEAGPTLNGAKGQFIETRGASLRTLITPQKNGAGDKTLVIVPDPPNVIEQYLPIIDEMSNHARVICMETPGFGQSFVKSGFRFDVPSYCEVFDEFFAQLEIKDAVLDMACLGGFAGVAFSAARPDRVRHLMLQQTVSISQAQKWAAGTDRMNLIRRPYVGQIFMRALDHVVTRHWYKVAMPPATSAIAPKLAEEAIAGLDRGGCFCLCNAYQALMATPEKPYAASPRKVTIVWGDSDPTHNLVATIGDSLKAFLPEAEFVLFENCGHFPMLENPQRYLPMLRAALDAA; this comes from the coding sequence ATGGACGCAATCGAAATGTCGCGCTGGTTGTGGGCGGATCGGCGCGCGCGCGCTGCTCGCAGCGAGGCGGGGCCGACGCTGAATGGCGCGAAGGGCCAATTCATCGAGACGCGCGGCGCGAGCTTGCGGACGCTGATCACGCCGCAGAAGAACGGCGCCGGCGATAAGACTTTGGTGATCGTGCCCGATCCGCCCAATGTCATCGAGCAATATCTGCCGATCATCGACGAAATGTCGAACCATGCGCGCGTCATTTGCATGGAGACGCCCGGCTTCGGCCAATCCTTCGTGAAATCGGGATTTCGCTTCGATGTTCCGAGCTATTGCGAGGTCTTCGACGAATTCTTCGCACAGCTGGAGATAAAGGACGCCGTGCTGGACATGGCCTGTCTCGGCGGATTCGCGGGCGTCGCCTTTTCGGCGGCGCGGCCCGATCGCGTGCGCCATCTCATGCTGCAGCAGACAGTCTCGATCTCGCAGGCGCAGAAATGGGCGGCGGGAACCGATCGCATGAATTTGATTCGGCGGCCCTATGTCGGGCAGATCTTCATGCGCGCGCTCGATCATGTGGTGACGCGGCATTGGTATAAGGTCGCCATGCCGCCGGCGACCTCGGCCATCGCGCCGAAGCTCGCGGAAGAGGCGATCGCGGGTCTCGATCGCGGCGGCTGCTTTTGCCTCTGCAACGCCTATCAGGCCTTGATGGCGACGCCGGAAAAGCCCTACGCCGCCAGCCCGCGCAAGGTGACGATCGTCTGGGGCGACAGCGATCCGACCCATAATCTCGTGGCGACGATCGGCGATTCGCTGAAGGCGTTTCTGCCGGAGGCGGAATTCGTCCTCTTCGAGAATTGCGGGCATTTTCCCATGCTGGAAAATCCGCAGCGCTATCTGCCCATGCTGCGCGCCGCGCTCGACGCGGCGTGA
- the rplQ gene encoding 50S ribosomal protein L17 — protein MYHRNKKRRFGRTHEHRQAMFVNMAQALIKHEQIVTTLPKAKDLRPIVEKLVTLGKRGDLHARRQAISRLRDVDLVKKLFDVLGPRYKERNGGYTRVLKAGFRYGDNAPLAVIEFVDRDVDAKGQDSGPVQTATEEAA, from the coding sequence ATGTATCATCGTAACAAGAAGCGCCGCTTCGGCCGCACCCACGAGCATCGTCAGGCGATGTTCGTCAACATGGCCCAGGCGCTCATCAAGCATGAGCAGATCGTCACGACTCTGCCCAAGGCCAAGGATCTTCGCCCCATCGTCGAGAAGCTGGTGACGCTCGGCAAGCGCGGCGACCTCCACGCCCGCCGTCAGGCCATCTCCCGCCTGCGCGACGTCGATCTGGTCAAGAAGCTCTTCGACGTGCTCGGCCCGCGCTACAAGGAGCGCAATGGCGGCTACACGCGCGTGCTGAAGGCCGGCTTCCGCTATGGCGACAACGCCCCGCTCGCCGTGATCGAGTTCGTCGACCGCGACGTGGACGCCAAGGGCCAGGATTCCGGCCCCGTCCAGACCGCGACGGAAGAGGCGGCGTAA
- a CDS encoding DNA-directed RNA polymerase subunit alpha, which yields MSIQKNWQELIKPSKLEVTAGYDPRRIAVAVASPLERGFGLTLGNALRRILLSSLQGAAITSIHIDGVLHEFSSIPGVREDVTDIVLNIKDIAIKYSGEGVKRLTLKKLGPGPVTAGDIQATGDLQILNPDLVICTLDEGAEFRVEFTIATGKGYVPADRNRAEDAPIGLIPIDSLYSPVKKVSYRVENTREGQELDKDKLTLTIETNGAISPEDALAYAARILQDQLSVFVNFEEPRREEAAPSIPQLAFNPALLKKVDELELSVRSANCLKNDNIVYIGDLIQKSEAEMLRTPNFGRKSLNEIKEVLAQMGLHLGMEVPGWPPENIDDLAKRFEEHY from the coding sequence GTGAGCATCCAGAAGAACTGGCAGGAACTCATCAAGCCCAGCAAGCTCGAGGTGACGGCGGGTTACGATCCGCGCCGCATCGCGGTGGCCGTCGCTTCGCCGCTCGAGCGCGGCTTCGGCTTGACGTTGGGCAATGCGCTGCGTCGCATTCTGCTCTCCTCCCTGCAGGGCGCGGCGATCACCTCCATCCACATCGATGGCGTGCTGCACGAATTCTCGTCGATCCCCGGCGTGCGTGAGGACGTCACCGACATTGTCCTCAACATCAAGGACATCGCCATCAAATACAGCGGCGAGGGCGTCAAGCGCCTGACGCTGAAGAAGCTGGGTCCGGGGCCGGTCACCGCCGGCGACATCCAGGCCACTGGCGATCTGCAGATTCTCAATCCCGATCTCGTCATCTGCACGCTGGACGAGGGCGCCGAGTTCCGCGTGGAGTTCACCATCGCGACCGGCAAGGGCTATGTGCCGGCCGACCGCAACCGCGCCGAGGACGCGCCGATCGGCCTCATCCCGATCGACAGCCTCTATTCGCCGGTCAAGAAGGTGAGCTATCGCGTCGAGAACACCCGCGAGGGCCAGGAGCTCGACAAGGACAAGCTGACGCTGACGATCGAGACCAATGGCGCCATCTCGCCGGAAGACGCGCTCGCCTATGCGGCGCGCATTCTGCAGGATCAGCTGTCGGTGTTCGTGAACTTCGAGGAGCCGCGCCGCGAGGAGGCCGCCCCGTCCATCCCGCAGCTCGCCTTCAACCCGGCGCTGCTGAAGAAGGTGGACGAGCTCGAGCTCTCGGTGCGCTCGGCCAACTGCCTGAAGAACGACAATATCGTCTATATCGGCGACCTCATCCAGAAGTCGGAGGCGGAAATGCTCCGCACCCCGAACTTCGGCCGCAAATCCTTGAACGAGATCAAGGAAGTGCTGGCGCAAATGGGCCTGCACCTCGGCATGGAAGTGCCCGGCTGGCCGCCGGAGAACATCGACGATCTCGCCAAAAGATTCGAAGAGCATTATTGA
- a CDS encoding alpha/beta fold hydrolase, giving the protein MTRAGDGAVDTMTIAARDGASLAATLFSPPNGEGPMVVIAGAIAVKQKFYERLARFLAARGCRVLTFDYRGVGASRRFGAPGGGLRAWGEQDLAGIIDHAARLAPAEPLRVVAHSVGGQMVGLADNNVRIRAMLAVSTQIGDWRLWPAPRKYALWLMWRALLPIPAALLGYFPAARLGLGEDLPRDAALEWARWCRSEAYFVDAAGRPFPGCFDRFTGAIRALTIDDDWMAPKPAVEALLKRYSRAHIEPQAIRAEGRGMGHFGFFRDPGRPYWDDCARWLLEN; this is encoded by the coding sequence ATGACGAGAGCCGGCGACGGCGCAGTCGACACAATGACCATCGCCGCGAGAGACGGAGCGTCTCTCGCGGCGACGCTATTCTCGCCCCCGAATGGGGAAGGACCCATGGTCGTCATCGCCGGCGCCATTGCGGTGAAGCAGAAATTCTACGAGCGGCTGGCGCGCTTTCTCGCCGCGCGCGGATGCCGCGTTCTCACCTTCGATTATCGCGGCGTCGGCGCCTCCCGCCGCTTCGGCGCGCCCGGCGGCGGATTGCGCGCCTGGGGCGAGCAGGATCTCGCTGGAATCATCGATCATGCGGCGAGGCTCGCGCCGGCGGAGCCCTTGCGAGTCGTCGCTCATAGCGTCGGCGGGCAGATGGTCGGGCTCGCCGACAATAACGTCCGCATTCGCGCCATGCTGGCGGTCAGCACGCAGATCGGCGATTGGCGGCTGTGGCCGGCGCCGCGCAAATATGCGCTATGGCTGATGTGGCGCGCGCTGCTGCCGATCCCAGCCGCCCTGCTCGGCTATTTTCCGGCGGCGCGGCTCGGCCTCGGCGAGGATCTGCCCAGGGACGCCGCGCTGGAATGGGCGCGCTGGTGCCGCAGCGAGGCCTATTTCGTCGATGCGGCGGGCAGGCCCTTCCCCGGATGCTTCGACCGATTCACGGGAGCGATTCGCGCGCTGACCATCGACGATGATTGGATGGCGCCGAAGCCGGCGGTGGAGGCGTTGCTGAAGCGCTACAGCCGCGCCCATATAGAGCCGCAGGCGATTCGCGCCGAAGGGCGGGGCATGGGCCATTTCGGCTTTTTCCGCGACCCCGGCCGGCCCTATTGGGACGATTGCGCGCGCTGGCTGCTGGAGAATTGA
- a CDS encoding DUF1640 domain-containing protein gives MTAVVFDTLKFVEKLEAAGVSHAQAKATAEAFAEATGQELVTKSDLAAAKAELKADIASTRAELREVELRMTVKLGGLIVGAVGVILAAIRYLPAGH, from the coding sequence GTGACAGCCGTCGTCTTCGACACTCTGAAATTCGTCGAGAAGCTCGAGGCCGCGGGCGTGTCCCATGCACAGGCCAAGGCGACCGCCGAAGCGTTCGCCGAGGCGACGGGACAGGAACTCGTCACCAAATCCGATCTCGCGGCCGCCAAAGCCGAGCTGAAAGCCGACATAGCCTCCACGCGGGCGGAGCTTCGTGAGGTCGAGCTGCGCATGACGGTGAAGCTCGGCGGCCTGATCGTCGGCGCGGTCGGCGTCATCCTTGCGGCGATTCGTTATTTGCCCGCAGGCCATTGA
- a CDS encoding acyl-CoA desaturase, with translation MSKEANQDFARLREQVRRAGYARKLTAIGIAEWLLFIALTATGVSLVIVSDMLIVKAIGMILVAYGCMGMSTNGHTASHHAISNRPWVNEFIMYFDFPFFLGVSGNYWRHKHVVVHHPNPNVIGVDDDADLLPVFTLNDRDVKKASGLARWWFEHQGYFFPIVLLGNSFGVAFKGWRFLIRELRDDERRNWKSWLDLACMIAHWIVWTIIPIYLFGFANVAMFFVVQMFMMSYVMFALFAPAHYPEEAIQVTKDATRDNYLMLQTATAVNFETGPIGRLLCGGVDFQIEHHLFPWISPRHYPQLAPMLRQFCEEHGYPYRSQGWGIATWKSVVTLFKPKKIEEEFPAVENLPLAAHYQQQSRIRREAEAPLAKAEAARLPEESVTA, from the coding sequence ATGTCTAAGGAAGCCAATCAGGATTTCGCGCGGCTGCGGGAGCAGGTCCGCCGCGCAGGATACGCCCGCAAGCTGACCGCTATCGGCATTGCCGAATGGCTGCTGTTCATCGCCTTGACGGCGACGGGCGTTTCGCTCGTCATCGTCTCGGACATGCTCATCGTCAAGGCGATCGGCATGATTCTCGTCGCCTATGGCTGCATGGGCATGTCGACCAATGGCCACACCGCCTCGCATCATGCGATCAGCAACAGGCCGTGGGTCAATGAATTCATCATGTATTTCGACTTTCCGTTCTTCCTCGGCGTGTCGGGCAATTATTGGCGCCATAAGCATGTCGTCGTGCATCATCCCAATCCGAATGTCATCGGCGTGGACGACGACGCCGATCTGCTGCCGGTGTTCACGCTCAACGATCGCGACGTGAAGAAGGCCAGCGGCCTCGCGCGCTGGTGGTTCGAGCATCAGGGCTATTTCTTCCCCATCGTGCTGCTCGGCAATTCCTTCGGCGTCGCCTTCAAGGGCTGGCGCTTCCTCATCCGCGAGCTGCGCGACGACGAGCGCCGCAATTGGAAAAGCTGGCTCGATCTCGCCTGCATGATCGCGCATTGGATCGTGTGGACGATCATTCCGATCTATCTCTTCGGCTTCGCCAATGTCGCAATGTTCTTCGTCGTGCAGATGTTCATGATGTCCTATGTCATGTTCGCGCTCTTTGCTCCGGCGCATTACCCGGAAGAGGCGATCCAGGTGACGAAGGATGCGACGCGCGACAATTATCTGATGCTGCAGACGGCGACCGCGGTGAATTTCGAGACGGGTCCGATCGGCCGACTGCTGTGCGGCGGCGTCGATTTCCAGATCGAGCATCACCTCTTCCCCTGGATCAGCCCGCGTCACTATCCGCAGCTCGCGCCCATGCTGCGCCAGTTCTGCGAGGAGCACGGCTATCCCTATCGCTCGCAGGGCTGGGGGATCGCCACTTGGAAATCCGTCGTCACCCTCTTCAAGCCGAAGAAGATCGAGGAGGAGTTCCCCGCGGTTGAAAACCTGCCGCTCGCCGCTCACTATCAGCAGCAGAGCAGAATTCGCCGCGAGGCGGAGGCGCCGCTCGCCAAAGCCGAAGCCGCGAGACTGCCCGAAGAGAGCGTGACCGCATGA
- the cydP gene encoding cytochrome oxidase putative small subunit CydP produces MSTHSATHRLGREIAIALALKTAALALLYFLCFPASERPHVSPAVMAEKLFARDRG; encoded by the coding sequence ATGTCGACCCATTCGGCGACGCATCGGCTCGGGCGAGAGATCGCCATCGCCCTCGCTCTCAAGACCGCGGCCCTCGCCCTGCTCTATTTCCTCTGCTTTCCCGCCTCGGAGCGGCCGCATGTCTCGCCGGCCGTCATGGCGGAAAAGCTCTTCGCTCGGGACCGCGGCTGA
- a CDS encoding class I SAM-dependent methyltransferase, whose protein sequence is MTDTRYMPEHAARAFDAKTARRQLSLAQLLGARQPKDAFFEMLSRHLHQGTLIVRHNGVDHRFGAGDEAPIVLRVLRDDFFSRVLAFGNLGMGEAFMAQDFEVEDGRLVDCLTMLCRAGLHKKLRSDWSFLFRYAGMLASNRLMSPATNVRRHYDIGEDVFDAFLLDRYQVYSCGYAHSQDDDADLLQQRKLDRICQKLEIEPGQSLLDIGCGKGGMLIHAALNFGARGVGVTNSVAHHARAQENAAKYGVSDRVRFILGDYREIEGSFDRIVSVGMLEHVRAKDYPAYFGAIERLLAPTGRGLVHVIGCNTAINRHDPFIQKYVFPGSDTPKLSAMTTELEKNSLAILDVENMARHYAVTLRRWLEAFRANSGTLDPVRYDTVFKRMWEYYLSCGVASAMAGDQALYQLLFTKDYHAPYRLQRV, encoded by the coding sequence ATGACCGATACGAGATATATGCCCGAACATGCCGCGCGCGCTTTCGACGCGAAGACGGCGCGCCGACAGCTTTCACTCGCGCAGCTTTTGGGAGCGCGTCAGCCGAAGGACGCTTTCTTCGAGATGCTGTCGCGCCATCTTCATCAGGGAACGCTGATCGTTCGTCACAATGGCGTCGATCATCGCTTCGGCGCCGGCGATGAAGCGCCAATCGTGCTGCGCGTGCTGCGCGACGATTTCTTCAGCCGCGTGCTCGCCTTCGGCAATCTCGGCATGGGCGAAGCCTTCATGGCGCAGGATTTCGAGGTCGAGGACGGCCGCCTCGTCGATTGCCTCACAATGCTGTGCCGCGCCGGCCTGCACAAGAAGCTGCGCTCCGATTGGAGCTTCCTGTTCCGCTACGCCGGCATGCTCGCGAGCAATCGCCTCATGAGCCCGGCGACCAATGTGCGCCGTCACTACGACATCGGCGAAGACGTGTTCGACGCCTTTCTGCTCGATCGCTATCAGGTCTATTCCTGCGGCTATGCGCATTCGCAGGACGACGACGCCGATCTCCTGCAGCAGCGCAAGCTCGATCGCATTTGCCAGAAGCTCGAGATCGAGCCCGGCCAGTCGCTGCTCGACATCGGCTGCGGCAAGGGCGGCATGCTGATTCACGCTGCGCTGAATTTCGGCGCGCGCGGCGTCGGCGTCACCAATAGCGTCGCGCATCATGCGCGTGCGCAGGAAAACGCCGCCAAATATGGCGTTTCCGATCGCGTGCGCTTCATCCTCGGCGATTATCGCGAGATCGAAGGCTCTTTCGATCGCATCGTCAGCGTCGGAATGCTCGAGCATGTGCGCGCCAAGGACTATCCCGCCTATTTCGGCGCCATCGAGCGTCTGCTGGCGCCGACAGGACGCGGCCTCGTGCATGTCATCGGCTGCAACACGGCGATCAATCGCCATGATCCCTTCATTCAAAAATACGTCTTCCCCGGTTCCGACACGCCGAAGCTCTCCGCGATGACGACAGAGCTCGAGAAGAATAGCCTCGCCATTCTCGACGTCGAGAATATGGCGCGCCATTACGCCGTGACTCTGCGCCGCTGGCTGGAAGCCTTCCGCGCCAATAGCGGAACGCTCGATCCTGTGCGCTACGACACGGTCTTCAAGCGCATGTGGGAATACTACCTCAGCTGCGGCGTCGCTTCTGCGATGGCGGGGGACCAGGCGCTCTATCAGCTCCTCTTCACCAAGGATTATCACGCGCCGTATCGGCTGCAGCGCGTCTGA
- the cydB gene encoding cytochrome d ubiquinol oxidase subunit II, whose protein sequence is MIDYGILRLVWWALLGTLLIGFAIADGFDLGVAVLHPFVARRDGERRQTLNVIGPVWEGNQVWLILGGGAIFAAFPALYAVSFSGFYLAMFLVLLGLILRPAAIVYRSKVETPGWRRAWDWIFFASGFVPALLFGVAFGNVLLGAPFRFDDDLNVVYEGDLFGLLTPFALLAGLVSLAMITLQGAAWLAAKTQGPVAFRAKLAGWLAAIVLLAAFTYAGYWGVENIDGYVLTSAVDPSGPSNPLAKTVAREAGAWRAAYEARPWTLAAPALTYFGVIVAVLALALSAPIVAFIGSSLATAGVIATAGFTLFPFLLPSSLDPNHSLTLWDASSSRLTLTLMLGAVAVFLPIVLAYTGWIYHALRGQVTEASVGDKENYPY, encoded by the coding sequence ATGATCGATTACGGAATTCTGCGGCTCGTCTGGTGGGCCTTGCTCGGAACGCTGCTCATCGGATTTGCGATCGCCGACGGCTTCGATCTCGGCGTCGCCGTGCTCCATCCCTTCGTCGCGCGCAGAGACGGCGAGCGCCGGCAGACGCTCAATGTCATCGGCCCGGTGTGGGAGGGCAATCAGGTCTGGCTGATTCTCGGCGGCGGCGCGATCTTCGCCGCCTTTCCGGCGCTCTATGCCGTCTCCTTTTCCGGCTTCTATCTGGCGATGTTCCTCGTCCTGCTCGGCCTCATTCTGCGGCCGGCGGCGATCGTCTATCGCAGCAAGGTGGAGACGCCCGGCTGGCGGCGCGCCTGGGACTGGATTTTCTTCGCCTCCGGCTTTGTGCCGGCGCTTCTCTTCGGCGTCGCCTTCGGCAATGTCCTGCTCGGCGCGCCCTTCCGCTTCGACGATGATCTGAACGTCGTCTACGAGGGCGATCTCTTCGGCCTGCTGACGCCCTTCGCTCTGCTCGCAGGCCTCGTCAGCCTCGCCATGATAACGCTGCAAGGCGCCGCCTGGCTCGCCGCCAAGACGCAAGGCCCGGTCGCCTTTCGCGCCAAGCTGGCCGGCTGGCTGGCGGCGATCGTGCTGCTCGCCGCCTTCACTTACGCCGGCTATTGGGGCGTGGAGAATATCGACGGCTATGTGCTGACCAGCGCCGTCGATCCCTCCGGCCCTTCCAATCCTCTGGCCAAGACCGTCGCGCGCGAGGCCGGCGCTTGGCGGGCCGCCTATGAGGCGCGCCCCTGGACGTTGGCCGCGCCCGCCCTGACCTATTTCGGCGTCATCGTCGCTGTGCTGGCGCTCGCCCTCTCGGCGCCGATCGTGGCCTTCATCGGCTCCAGCCTCGCCACCGCTGGCGTCATCGCCACGGCGGGCTTCACCCTCTTTCCCTTTCTGCTGCCTTCCTCGCTCGATCCCAATCACAGCCTCACTCTTTGGGACGCATCCTCGAGCCGCCTCACCTTGACGCTGATGCTGGGGGCGGTCGCCGTCTTCCTGCCGATCGTGCTCGCCTATACGGGCTGGATCTATCATGCGCTGCGCGGGCAGGTGACGGAGGCGAGCGTGGGAGACAAGGAAAATTACCCCTACTGA
- a CDS encoding DUF4260 domain-containing protein gives MLPGPASGSVLGWPKILLRLEGAALMAAALFAYFGLGADWRLLAWLFLFPDLSMAFYLAGPRIGAIAYNIAHTTIIPFAVLGAGVYLGQGLMISIALIHFAHIGFDRMLGFGLKYGSAFGDTHLGRVGRPPDAAA, from the coding sequence ATGCTCCCCGGCCCCGCGAGCGGAAGCGTTCTCGGCTGGCCGAAAATTCTGCTGAGATTAGAAGGGGCGGCGCTGATGGCGGCCGCCCTTTTCGCTTATTTCGGCCTCGGGGCGGATTGGCGCCTGTTGGCCTGGCTGTTCCTCTTCCCCGATCTGTCGATGGCCTTCTATCTCGCCGGCCCGCGTATCGGCGCCATCGCCTATAATATCGCTCATACGACCATCATCCCCTTCGCCGTGCTCGGCGCCGGCGTCTATCTCGGCCAGGGGCTGATGATCTCGATCGCGCTGATCCACTTCGCGCATATCGGCTTCGACCGAATGCTCGGCTTCGGCCTCAAATACGGAAGCGCCTTCGGCGACACGCATCTCGGCCGCGTCGGGCGGCCGCCGGACGCGGCAGCGTGA